A region from the Benincasa hispida cultivar B227 chromosome 10, ASM972705v1, whole genome shotgun sequence genome encodes:
- the LOC120087714 gene encoding uncharacterized protein LOC120087714: MEMEVVVRVPPAGGDMFNFGSPCSSHYLSAPSTPFSSVSAPTSPSSHAFNFFRLDDIDVPIGSPSAVPFRWEEKPGIPKSPDCSADQDFEFHCTRHSSFSKSSLSADELFHGGKIKPLKPPPGLQSNISSPRSPHNPRLSPRKTKSNNIDMNINDDPFEAALMKETLSHRSNYELVDSQNNKNRGRTDKISYDISPNFARKQTRSLSPFRISSEAPFHGDDDNSLAGVDAGKSKSSSFLSAISFSKTNRKWRLRDLLFRSASEGHVTEKADKLRSTYVVMSEKLDDDVKISSFRSTDSGGPRMHFTAANRAVSEELMKKKSFLPNKRGFLGRCLRFNRSGMQEISRGIGSLTRG; the protein is encoded by the exons ATGGAGATGGAAGTGGTTGTTAGAGTCCCTCCTGCCGGCGGCGACATGTTCAACTTCGGCAGCCCTTGCTCCTCCCACTATCTGTCAGCTCCTTCAACTCCTTTCTCCTCCGTTAGTGCTCCCACCAGCCCCTCCTCTCACGCCTTCAACTTCTTCCGCCTCGACGATATCGACGTTCCCATCGGCTCTCCCTCCGCCGTCCCCTTCCGCTGGGAGGAGAAGCCCGGCATCCCCAAGTCCCCCGATTGCTCCGCCGATCaagattttgaatttcattGTACCCGCCACTCCTCCTTCTCTAAATCTTCCCTCTCCGCCGATGAGCTCTTCCACGGCGGCAAGATCAAGCCGCTCAAACCACCGCCCGGTCTCCAG TCGAACATATCGTCGCCGAGATCGCCGCACAATCCGAGGCTATCCCCTCGAAAAACAAAAAGCAATAATATCGACATGAACATCAATGACGACCCATTTGAAGCAGCGCTAATGAAAGAAACTCTTAGCCATAGAAGCAACTACGAGCTCGTCGATtcacaaaacaataaaaacagAGGAAGAACAGACAAAATTTCATACGACATTTCCCCTAATTTTGCTCGAAAACAAACTCGATCTCTTTCCCCTTTCAGAATCTCCTCTGAAGCTCCATTCCATGGAGATGACGACAACTCCCTCGCCGGCGTCGACGCCGGAAAATCAAAGTCATCGTCTTTTTTATCGGCAATTTCGTTTTCAAAGACCAACAGAAAATGGAGGCTCAGAGACTTATTGTTTCGCAGTGCATCGGAAGGCCATGTGACGGAGAAAGCCGATAAGCTGAGGTCTACCTATGTTGTAATGTCGGAAAAATTGGATGACGACGTGAAGATTTCAAGTTTCCGGTCAACCGACAGCGGCGGTCCGAGGATGCATTTCACGGCGGCGAACCGGGCGGTTTCTGAGGagttgatgaagaagaagagtttTTTGCCTAACAAACGGGGTTTTTTGGGCCGTTGCTTGCGGTTTAACCGGTCGGGTATGCAGGAGATTTCTAGAGGAATTGGGTCGTTGACACGTGGATGA